A window of Streptomyces sp. SAI-127 contains these coding sequences:
- a CDS encoding OB-fold domain-containing protein translates to MTTDPRSPATALQGSRCPGCSVSVYPADDACPRCGGPADPAALSGAGTLWTWTVQRYAPKSPPYQAPPGGFVPFALGYVELPDGVRVAAVLDVDDFEEVRIGMPLTVTAGEGVPRAHPTTGHKGSA, encoded by the coding sequence ATGACCACGGATCCGCGCAGTCCGGCGACCGCACTCCAGGGCTCACGCTGCCCCGGCTGCTCGGTGTCGGTCTACCCCGCGGACGACGCGTGTCCGCGCTGCGGAGGGCCGGCCGACCCGGCGGCCCTGTCCGGCGCGGGCACCCTGTGGACCTGGACGGTGCAGCGCTACGCACCCAAGTCACCGCCGTACCAGGCCCCGCCGGGCGGCTTCGTCCCGTTCGCGCTCGGCTACGTCGAACTGCCGGACGGCGTACGGGTGGCCGCAGTCCTCGACGTCGACGACTTCGAGGAGGTCCGCATCGGCATGCCCCTCACGGTTACCGCGGGCGAAGGGGTACCGCGGGCCCACCCCACCACCGGCCACAAGGGGAGCGCATGA
- a CDS encoding enoyl-CoA hydratase/isomerase family protein, with amino-acid sequence MAVEDEIQFERDGHVARVWLNRPWKKNCVTVPILDRLDEIITEVDEDPELRVLVFRGRGGTFCSGFDLDSLKADFVGKSTAIEVAVKSAKVCDRLYSMKTPSVAVLEGYVTAGGFEIMISCDFAISADDAKIGDFHIRRSLFGGAGPIYRVPRMIGIRKTKELMLTGKLLSGIEAAEFGLINKSAPADKLDETVEDFIGDLTDKSPFTMWLTKMTIDRSLDADTQSLMVMEHLAVGVALNSEDAAEGVSAFLEKREPKWQGR; translated from the coding sequence ATGGCAGTGGAAGACGAAATCCAGTTCGAGCGTGACGGCCATGTCGCCCGCGTCTGGCTGAACCGACCGTGGAAGAAGAACTGCGTCACGGTGCCGATCCTGGACCGGCTCGACGAGATCATCACCGAGGTCGACGAGGACCCCGAGCTGCGGGTCCTGGTGTTCCGCGGCCGTGGCGGCACGTTCTGCTCGGGGTTCGACCTCGACAGCCTCAAGGCGGACTTCGTCGGCAAGTCGACCGCCATCGAGGTCGCGGTGAAGTCCGCGAAGGTGTGCGACCGCCTCTACTCGATGAAGACCCCCTCGGTCGCGGTCCTGGAGGGCTACGTCACCGCGGGCGGCTTCGAGATCATGATCTCCTGCGACTTCGCCATCTCCGCGGACGACGCCAAGATCGGCGACTTCCACATCCGCCGCTCGCTGTTCGGTGGCGCGGGCCCGATCTACCGCGTGCCGCGCATGATCGGCATCCGCAAGACCAAGGAGCTGATGCTCACCGGCAAGCTGCTGTCAGGCATCGAGGCCGCCGAGTTCGGCCTGATCAACAAGTCCGCCCCGGCCGACAAGCTGGACGAGACGGTCGAGGACTTCATCGGGGACCTCACCGACAAGAGCCCGTTCACGATGTGGCTCACCAAGATGACCATCGACCGCAGCCTGGACGCCGACACCCAGTCGCTGATGGTCATGGAGCACCTCGCCGTGGGTGTGGCGCTCAACTCCGAGGACGCCGCCGAGGGTGTCTCGGCGTTCCTGGAGAAGCGCGAGCCCAAGTGGCAGGGGCGCTGA
- a CDS encoding alcohol dehydrogenase catalytic domain-containing protein, with amino-acid sequence MLAARLYGAKDLRIEEMAEPEPGPDEVKIRVAYAGICGTDVHEYFEMPRATHVPNPLTGATLPQTLGHEFAGTVVTCGEGADRVAPGARVCVRPIRTCGVCPRCMSGLSHLCTALAAIGVTAPGGGLAQYVVVPADSVHQLPDGVPLEQGALVEPMAVALNAVERARVPRGGSALVTGAGAVGMGALFAFKAHGVEDVLMVEPSPARRAAAERHGARVLDPGAVDVAAEAMALTRGRGVDAAVECSGRADALDAAIRSLAARAPVVMVALYSGPVAIDASVVRLAELALLGCEAYPDGVFERVIEHMASGRYPVDGWLDHIPLHDTLAGLHDVRDGRRLKVLVDIPDAGGD; translated from the coding sequence ATGCTGGCCGCCAGGCTGTACGGAGCCAAGGATCTGCGGATCGAGGAGATGGCCGAGCCCGAGCCGGGACCGGACGAGGTGAAGATCCGCGTGGCGTACGCGGGGATCTGCGGCACCGATGTGCACGAGTACTTCGAGATGCCGCGGGCCACGCATGTGCCCAATCCGCTCACCGGCGCCACCCTTCCGCAAACCCTGGGGCACGAGTTCGCCGGAACCGTGGTGACCTGCGGTGAAGGGGCCGACCGGGTCGCGCCCGGCGCCCGGGTCTGCGTACGGCCCATCCGCACCTGCGGAGTGTGTCCGCGCTGCATGTCGGGACTGTCCCACCTGTGCACGGCCCTGGCGGCGATCGGTGTGACCGCCCCGGGCGGCGGCCTCGCCCAGTACGTGGTCGTGCCGGCCGACTCGGTGCACCAACTGCCCGACGGTGTCCCGCTGGAGCAGGGCGCCCTGGTGGAGCCGATGGCGGTGGCCCTGAACGCGGTGGAGCGGGCCCGTGTGCCCCGTGGTGGCAGCGCGCTGGTGACGGGCGCGGGCGCGGTCGGGATGGGCGCGTTGTTCGCGTTCAAGGCGCACGGCGTCGAGGACGTGCTGATGGTGGAGCCCTCCCCGGCACGCCGCGCGGCCGCCGAACGGCACGGGGCCCGGGTGCTCGACCCCGGCGCCGTCGACGTGGCCGCGGAGGCGATGGCCCTCACCCGGGGGCGTGGCGTGGACGCCGCCGTCGAATGCTCGGGCCGGGCCGATGCGCTGGACGCCGCGATCCGCTCGCTGGCCGCCCGGGCGCCGGTGGTGATGGTGGCGCTGTACTCCGGCCCGGTGGCCATCGACGCGTCCGTCGTGCGCCTGGCTGAACTCGCCCTGCTGGGCTGTGAGGCCTACCCGGACGGGGTCTTCGAGCGGGTCATCGAGCACATGGCGAGCGGTCGCTACCCGGTGGACGGCTGGCTCGACCACATCCCCCTCCACGACACCCTCGCCGGGTTGCACGACGTCCGGGACGGGCGACGGCTCAAGGTCCTCGTGGACATTCCGGACGCCGGCGGGGACTGA
- a CDS encoding keywimysin-related RiPP produces the protein MRAYERPTLTPIGSFRKTGIGFRAGPERFWFFRRRFF, from the coding sequence ATGCGTGCTTACGAGCGTCCGACGCTGACCCCGATCGGCTCCTTCCGTAAGACCGGCATCGGCTTCAGGGCTGGACCGGAAAGGTTCTGGTTCTTCAGGAGGAGGTTCTTCTGA
- a CDS encoding ABC transporter ATP-binding protein, with amino-acid sequence MLRLVRGHGRWICLAVLLTLCASALSLAQPLMVKRVIEATTSGGSIGYVLTLLVVVFLAQALVQGLAQFVLSRTGEGIVLGVRLGLISHVLRLPMAVYDRHRIGDLISRTSTHSTTLRLLVAEGFTEAVTGAIGLVGVVALMIWLDWQMFLVVLGMVAIAAVIVASVLRGIETASLSTQRATGLMTADLERALGAIRTVRASRAEQRECDRIAGGARSACTGSVRMAKLDAMVTPAIQLAVKGSFIVVLLIGGMRVADRQGSIADLAVFLLYMIYLVEPIGTLFQSLSTMEQGMGAYRRVTEVMTLPTEQDTVPRPGTPASYRAGSDGGRPRAPVLEFRDVWFGYAPRRPVLRGVTFEVPEHSHVALIGNSGVGKSTVFALIERFYDPDRGRILFDDRNIGTLGRSDHRARVGLVEQHAPVMYGTLRENLTYAVPEAGQDELDRVVELAHLTDLVDRLPQGLESDAGEHGMALSGGERQRIAIARALLTRPRLLLLDEPTAHLDAVSEAALRRSIRETAQECTLLVIAHRMSTIRAADRIVVLDAGRVVATGTHDELLDGSEQYRLLSRAQETDILSGWPTARQIADRRLIKGILRSEEQCGLMADSPRPPPRPHAPPRGRARCGAARHSRRWRGRSGRRPR; translated from the coding sequence GTGCTGCGCCTGGTGCGCGGGCACGGCCGGTGGATATGCCTCGCCGTGCTGCTGACCCTGTGCGCCTCGGCGCTGAGCCTGGCCCAGCCGCTGATGGTCAAGCGGGTGATCGAGGCGACCACGTCGGGCGGCTCGATCGGGTACGTCCTGACGCTGCTCGTCGTGGTCTTCCTCGCCCAGGCACTGGTGCAGGGCCTCGCCCAGTTCGTCCTGTCCCGCACGGGCGAGGGGATCGTGCTGGGGGTCCGGCTCGGGCTCATCAGCCATGTGCTGCGGCTGCCCATGGCCGTGTACGACCGCCACCGCATCGGCGATCTGATCTCGCGCACCAGCACCCACAGCACCACCCTGCGGCTGCTCGTCGCCGAGGGCTTCACCGAGGCGGTGACCGGTGCCATCGGGCTGGTCGGCGTGGTGGCGCTGATGATCTGGCTCGACTGGCAGATGTTCCTCGTCGTGCTGGGCATGGTGGCGATCGCCGCCGTGATCGTCGCCTCGGTGCTGCGCGGCATCGAGACGGCGTCGTTGTCCACCCAGCGGGCGACAGGCCTGATGACCGCTGATCTGGAGCGCGCCCTCGGTGCCATCCGTACCGTCAGGGCCAGCCGCGCCGAGCAGCGCGAGTGCGACCGCATCGCGGGCGGCGCCAGGTCGGCCTGTACGGGCAGCGTACGGATGGCGAAGCTGGACGCGATGGTGACACCGGCGATCCAGCTGGCCGTGAAGGGCTCGTTCATCGTCGTGCTCCTCATCGGCGGCATGCGGGTCGCCGACCGGCAGGGGTCGATCGCCGACCTCGCCGTCTTCCTGCTGTACATGATTTATCTGGTGGAGCCGATCGGAACGCTCTTCCAGTCCCTGAGCACCATGGAACAGGGCATGGGCGCGTACCGCAGGGTCACGGAAGTGATGACGCTGCCCACCGAGCAGGACACCGTGCCCCGGCCCGGGACTCCGGCGTCCTACCGGGCGGGCAGCGACGGCGGACGGCCGCGAGCACCCGTGCTGGAGTTCCGGGACGTGTGGTTCGGCTACGCACCACGGCGCCCCGTCCTGCGCGGCGTCACCTTCGAGGTACCGGAGCACTCCCATGTCGCCCTGATCGGCAACTCCGGGGTCGGCAAATCCACCGTCTTCGCATTGATCGAGCGGTTCTACGACCCCGATCGCGGCCGGATCCTCTTCGACGACCGCAACATCGGGACGCTCGGCCGGTCCGACCACCGGGCCCGGGTCGGCCTGGTGGAGCAGCATGCCCCGGTGATGTACGGCACGCTGCGGGAGAACCTGACCTACGCCGTCCCGGAAGCCGGACAGGACGAGCTGGACCGGGTGGTCGAGCTGGCGCACCTCACCGACCTGGTCGACCGCCTCCCGCAGGGCCTGGAATCCGACGCCGGGGAGCACGGCATGGCGCTCTCCGGTGGCGAGCGCCAGCGGATCGCGATCGCCCGTGCCCTGCTGACCCGGCCACGCCTGCTGCTGCTGGACGAGCCGACCGCCCATCTGGACGCAGTCAGCGAAGCGGCGCTCCGCAGGTCGATCCGGGAGACCGCGCAGGAGTGCACGCTGCTGGTGATCGCCCACCGCATGTCGACCATCCGCGCCGCGGACCGGATCGTCGTGCTCGACGCGGGCCGCGTGGTCGCCACGGGCACCCACGATGAACTGCTCGACGGCAGCGAGCAGTACCGCCTGCTCTCACGCGCTCAGGAAACGGACATTCTTTCCGGTTGGCCGACCGCCAGGCAGATCGCCGACCGCCGCCTCATCAAGGGCATCCTCCGGAGCGAAGAACAGTGCGGGCTCATGGCAGATTCGCCGCGACCGCCTCCGCGGCCGCACGCCCCTCCGCGAGGGCGTGCGCGATGCGGCGCGGCACGACACAGTCGCCGATGG